A single Dasypus novemcinctus isolate mDasNov1 chromosome 4, mDasNov1.1.hap2, whole genome shotgun sequence DNA region contains:
- the USF3 gene encoding basic helix-loop-helix domain-containing protein USF3 isoform X1, whose amino-acid sequence MPEMTENETPTKKQHRKKNRETHNAVERHRKKKINAGINRIGELIPCSPALKQSKNMILDQAFKYITELKRQNDELLLNGGNNEQAEEIKKLRKQLEEIQKENGRYIELLKANDICLYDDPTIHWKGNLKNSKVSVVIPTDQIQKNIIVYSNGSQPGGNSQGTAVQGITFNVGHNLQKQTANVMPVQRTCNLVTPVSISGVYPSENKPWHQTTVAALAANQPVPLCLPATISAPSILELSTSESESSVLGATSGSLIAVPVGPEPHQHCSFHPSLNDQHPSETKNDQESPKLLKKMVPCTTSLPSSSSVTATKVQHGSKPCPSIQECRSDFQNTFVVAVAATVCSQLPRSVDDPSPLNSGKGTDSTSGSTVVVPSTSDVRKTVTPVSTLSANSLDSGWTLSCSLPSSSVSASDLKNINSLTRISSAGNTQTTWTTLQLTGNTIQPLSQTPSTAVTPVLNESGTSPTAVNHSRHVATGINLNNSFPADGQPVEQVVVTLPSCPSLPMQPLIAQPQVKSQPPKNILPLNSAMQVIQMAQPVGTAINAAPANPNVIILQPPSTTPCPTVVRAEVPNQTVGQQIVIIQAANQNALPLLSAPPPGSVRLPVNGASAVIGSNNSVQNISTPQTFGGKHLVHILPRPSSLSTSNSTQTFSVTMSNQQQPQTISLNGQLFALQPVMSSSGTTNQTPMQIIQPTTSEDPNTNVALNTFGALASLNQSISQMAGQSCVQLSITQPANPQTAANSQITPANCVSLTTVAPPVIVDNSATLPSTYNLVTTSSTNPVAYLPPNVKSKRLSKKPGAKKHITANKSACPLNPTRDMGKLDCPSTEGSAEPSCNDEMLENLPVVLPSVAMSQANNVSVSGTLEVLNSESVISESVSKSKSAEESSLCSQELMTSEPFAVAPAKSKDPTPILHQETSQDKPPPSLALSDAATSSTSANMLIPSPNDTHILVSQVSGLSSTTSSTNTNCVSEVEIIAEPCRAEQDSSDTTQTTGLLKGQGLTALLSDLAKEKDPKKTSLPVQVDHPDFSSENSKIVDSSVDLHPKQELLLINSDDRDPPQHHSCLSDQEVINGSLLTSRQSDSPMSTSSGSSRSFSVASMLPETTREDVTSSTTTNTCDNCTFVEQTDIVALAARAIFDQENLEKGRAGNQANIREAASKPSEPSSLEGDQPFKTQIPKENGTGQPEATPNEFNSQISMEATVDRPLEKPSCSIGIKTSNSSLQVPSSQPPTITSLSVNNLIHQSSISHPLVSCAGLSQSSEQTTVPATVNLTVSPSSYGSQPPGPSLMTDYSQEQLTTMTSTIPNSQIQEPLLKPSHESRKDSAKRAVQDDLLLSSTKRQKHCQPAPHRLENMSLMSRTPDSISDQTQMMVGQMPPNSSNSVVPVTNPAHGDGLTRLFPPNNNFVAPALRQTEVQCTSQPTVAEQQQTQASQHLQALQQHVSTQGVSHLHSNHLYLKQQQQQQQQQAGQLRERHHLYQLQHHVPHAESSVHSQTHNVHQQRTLQQEVQMQKKRNLVQGAQASQLSLQPKHHGTDQSRPKSGQPHPHHQQMQQQMQQHFGSSQPEKSCENPSTSRNHHNHPQNHLNQDIMHQQQDVGSRQQGSGVSSEHISGHNTMQRLLTSRGLEQQMVSQPSIVTRPSDMTCTPHRSERNRVSSYSAEALIGKTSSNSEQRMGISIQGSRVSDQLEMRSYLDVPRNKSLVVHNMQGHVDHTVASDIRLSDCQTFKPGGASQQPQSNFEVQSSRNNEIGNPISSLRSMQSQAFRISQNPGLPIDRQKRLPYPPVQNIPTGNSVPPRDGENTCHQSFMQSLLAPHLSDQVIGSQRSLSELQRNTQCGPSSTIEYNCPPAHESVHIRRESESQNRESCDMSLSTVNTRNSTLSIPFSSSSSSGDIQGRNTSPNVSVQKSNPMRITDSHGTKGHMNPPVTTNMHGVARPALPHPSVSHGNADQGPPVRQANSLVPQRSRHPLQDSSGSKIRQPERNRSGNQRHSNVFDPSLPHLPLSTSGSMILGRQQPTTEKRGSIVRFMPDSPQVPNENSAPDQHTLSQNFGFPFIPEGSMNPPINANTSFIPQVTQPSATRTPALIPVDPQNTLPSFYPPYSPAHPTLSNDISIPYFSNQMFSNPSTEKVNSGSLNNRFGSILSPPRPVGFAQPSFPLLPDMPPMHMTNSHLSNFNMTSLFPEIATALPDGSAMSPLLTIANSSASDSSKQSSNRPAHNISHILGHDCSSAV is encoded by the exons AGCAAGAATATGATCTTGGACCAGGCTTTTAAATACATAACAGAATTGAAAAGGCAAAATGATGAGCTCCTGCTTAATGGAGGAAACAATGAACAAG ctgaagaaataaaaaagctacGGAAACAActggaagaaatacaaaaagaaaatggtCGATATATTGAATTACTGAAAGCAAATGACATATGCTTATATGATGACCCCACAATCCACTGGAAAGGAAATCTTAAAAACTCAAAGGTCTCTGTTGTTATTCCTACTGaccaaattcagaaaaatatcatTGTTTATTCGAATGGGAGTCAGCCTGGTGGAAACAGCCAGGGAACAGCTGTTCAGGGAATAACCTTTAATGTTGGTCATAATTTACAAAAGCAAACCGCCAACGTGATGCCAGTACAGAGGACTTGCAATCTTGTGACTCCTGTGTCTATTTCTGGAGTTTACCCTTCTGAAAACAAGCCATGGCATCAGACCACAGTTGCTGCATTGGCTGCCAACCAGCCTGTTCCTCTTTGTCTTCCTGCTACCATCTCTGCTCCAAGTATTCTTGAGCTTTCTACCTCAGAAAGCGAATCGAGTGTGCTTGGTGCCACCAGTGGCTCACTTATTGCTGTTCCAGTTGGGCCTGAACCTCACCAACATTGTTCCTTTCACCCATCTCTAAATGATCAACATCCTTCTGAAACTAAGAATGATCAAGAGAGCCCCAAATTATTGAAGAAAATGGTCCCTTGTACTACAAGCCTCCCCTCCAGCTCCTCGGTAACTGCCACTAAAGTGCAGCATGGAAGCAAACCCTGCCCAAGCATACAGGAATGCAGAAGTGATTTTCAAAACACTTTTGTTGTTGCAGTTGCCGCCACAGTCTGCTCCCAACTTCCCAGATCTGTAGATGATCCATCTCCACTCAACAGTGGCAAGGGTACAGACTCGACAAGTGGTTCCACAGTGGTGGTACCATCAACCTCTGATGTAAGGAAGACCGTCACTCCTGTAAGCACCCTTTCTGCGAACTCTTTGGACAGTGGTTGGACTCTCTCCTGTTCTTTGCCTTCTTCAAGTGTTAGTGCTTcagatttgaaaaatattaatagccTTACCCGAATTTCCTCAGCCGGAAACACACAGACAACATGGACTACTTTGCAACTGACGGGAAACACCATTCAGCCCTTAAGCCAGACACCATCTACCGCTGTGACCCCAGTATTAAATGAGTCTGGTACTAGCCCCACCGCAGTCAACCACAGCAGACATGTGGCTACAGGCATCAACTTGAATAATTCCTTTCCAGCAGATGGGCAGCCAGTTGAGCAAGTTGTAGTAACCTTGCCTTCTTGTCCATCTTTACCTATGCAGCCACTAATTGCCCAGCCACAAGTTAAATCTCAGCCTCcaaaaaatattcttccattgaaTTCAGCAATGCAAGTGATTCAGATGGCTCAGCCAGTTGGGACGGCTATTAATGCAGCTCCAGCTAATCCAAATGTTATCATTCTTCAGCCCCCCAGCACCACCCCATGCCCAACAGTGGTGAGAGCAGAAGTTCCCAACCAAACAGTAGGTCAGCAGATAGTGATCATACAGGCAGCTAATCAGAATGCTTTACCACTCCTCTCTGCTCCACCTCCTGGTTCTGTTCGACTCCCTGTCAATGGAGCCAGTGCTGTAATAGGGTCTAATAATTCAGTGCAAAATATTTCAACCCCACAGACTTTTGGAGGAAAGCACCTTGTCCACATTTTACCAAGACCTTCCTCTTTATCAACATCTAATTCAACACAAACTTTTTCTGTTACCATGTCAAACCAACAACAGCCTCAAACCATTTCATTAAATGGACAGCTCTTTGCTTTGCAGCCTGTAATGTCTTCATCAGGAACTACAAATCAAACCCCTATGCAAATTATTCAACCCACCACCAGCGAAGATCCAAATACCAATGTTGCCCTGAATACGTTTGGTGCTTTGGCGAGCCTCAATCAAAGCATATCACAGATGGCTGGGCAAAGCTGTGTACAGTTGTCTATTACCCAGCCTGCCAATCCTCAAACTGCTGCAAATAGTCAAATTACCCCAGCTAACTGTGTTTCATTAACTACTGTAGCACCTCCTGTGATAGTGGATAATTCAGCCACACTACCCAGTACTTATAATCTAGTGACTACTTCCTCAACGAACCCTGTAGCTTATTTGCCACCTAATGTGAAGTCAAAGAGGTTGAGTAAGAAGCCAGGTGCCAAGAAACACATAACAGCTAACAAGTCAGCATGCCCCCTGAATCCAACCAGAGATATGGGGAAGTTAGACTGCCCTAGCACTGAAGGCTCAGCAGAACCATCGTGTAATGATGAAATGCTGGAAAACCTCCCTGTTGTGTTACCATCTGTTGCTATGTCCCAGGCAAATAATGTAAGTGTTTCTGGTACTTTGGAAGTTCTGAATTCTGAATCAGTAATATCTGAGTCTGTATCCAAATCTAAGTCAGCCGAAGAGTCTAGCTTATGCTCCCAGGAGCTTATGACAAGTGAGCCTTTTGCAGTGGCCCCAGCAAAATCCAAAGATCCTACCCCTATTTTGCATCAAGAAACATCTCAGGATAAGCCACCTCCCAGTTTGGCATTGTCAGATGCTGCCACGTCCTCCACTTCAGCCAACATGTTGATTCCATCTCCAAATGATACCCATATTTTGGTTTCTCAGGTTTCTGGTTTGTCATCTACCACAAGCTCTACAAATACCAACTGTGTTTCTGAGGTAGAAATCATTGCTGAACCTTGCAGGGCTGAGCAAGATTCATCAGATACAACACAAACCACAGGTCTCTTAAAGGGGCAAGGTTTAACTGCATTGCTATCTGATCTTGCTAAAGAGAAAGACCCTAAGAAAACATCTCTTCCAGTCCAGGTGGACCAtcctgatttttcttctgaaaattcTAAAATAGTTGATTCAAGTGTTGATTTGCATCCCAAACAGGAACTATTACTGATAAACAGTGATGATAGAGATCCACCACAGCATCATTCCTGTCTTTCTGATCAGGAGGTTATTAATGGTTCTTTGCTCACCAGTAGGCAGTCTGACTCTCCCATGTCAACCAGCTCTGGCAGTAGTCGTAGTTTCTCAGTTGCATCCATGCTTCCTGAAACAACTAGAGAGGATGTGACCAGCAGTACTACAACTAATACGTGTGACAACTGTACCTTTGTAGAACAAACTGATATAGTAGCTCTTGCAGCAAGAGCTATTTTTGACCAAGAGAACCTGGAGAAAGGAAGAGCAGGCAATCAGGCCAACATAAGGGAAGCTGCTTCTAAGCCATCTGAACCATCATCTTTAGAGGGTGATCAACCTTTCAAAACACAGATACCTAAAGAGAATGGAACAGGACAGCCAGAAGCAACACCAAATGAATTCAATTCTCAGATTTCCATGGAAGCAACTGTGGATAGACCACTTGAAAAACCTAGCTGTTCTATAGGAATTAAaacatcaaattcttctttgcaggTTCCATCTTCTCAGCCACCAACCATCACCAGTTTAAGTGTGAATAATCTTATCCATCAGAGCAGCATCAGCCATCCTCTAGTCAGCTGTGCAGGTTTATCCCAAAGTTCAGAGCAAACGACTGTTCCTGCAACTGTAAATCTGACGGTTTCACCTAGCTCCTATGGCAGTCAGCCTCCTGGACCATCTTTGATGACTGACTATTCCCAAGAACAGCTAACTACTATGACTAGTACCATACCAAATTCGCAGATTCAGGAGCCACTCTTAAAGCCGAGTCATGAAAGCCGCAAAGATTCTGCTAAGCGTGCTGTCCAGGATGATCTTTTACTTTCTTCAACTAAACGTCAAAAGCATTGTCAGCCAGCCCCACATAGGCTTGAAAATATGTCCCTGATGAGCCGAACGCCAGACAGTATTTCTGATCAAACTCAAATGATGGTTGGTCAGATGCCCCCCAACTCTTCAAACTCAGTTGTGCCTGTTACCAACCCAGCACATGGAGATGGCCTTACACGGCTGTTTCCACCTAATAACAACTTTGTGGCCCCTGCATTGAGGCAAACTGAAGTTCAGTGCACTTCTCAACCTACAGTTGCTGAGCAGCAACAAACCCAGGCCAGTCAACATCTACAGGCCCTGCAGCAGCATGTTTCAACTCAAGGGGTATCTCACCTTCATAGTAACCATCTCTActtaaagcagcagcagcagcaacagcaacagcaagCAGGGCAGTTAAGAGAGAGGCATCACCTATATCAACTGCAGCATCATGTACCCCATGCTGAGAGCTCTGTCCACTCTCAGACCCATAATGTCCACCAACAGAGAACTCTACAACAGGAAGttcagatgcagaaaaagagaaatctcGTTCAGGGTGCTCAGGCCTCTCAGCTTTCCTTACAACCGAAGCACCACGGAACTGACCAATCCCGACCTAAGAGTGGTCAGCCACATCCCCACCATCAACAGATGCAGCAACAGATGCAACAACACTTTGGAAGCTCCCAGCcagagaagagctgtgaaaacCCTTCAACAAGCCGGAACCACCATAACCATCCTCAGAACCATCTTAATCAAGATATTATGCACCAGCAGCAGGATGTTGGAAGCAGACAGCAAGGTTCAGGGGTCTCTTCTGAACATATATCTGGGCATAATACAATGCAGAGACTTTTGACATCAAGAGGTTTAGAGCAGCAAATGGTGTCCCAACCAAGTATTGTGACTAGACCTTCAGACATGACCTGtactccacacaggtcagagaGAAATAGAGTTTCAAGTTATTCTGCTGAGGCACTCATTGGAAAGACATCTTCCAATTCAGAGCAGAGAATGGGTATATCAATTCAGGGTTCTAGAGTTTCAGATCAGCTTGAAATGAGGAGTTATCTTGATGTTCCCAGGAATAAGAGTTTGGTTGTTCATAATATGCAGGGCCATGTGGACCATACCGTTGCTTCAGATATTCGCCTTTCTGATTGTCAGACATTTAAACCGGGTGGAGCCAGTCAGCAGCCCCAGAGTAATTTTGAAGTACAGTCttcaagaaataatgaaataggTAACCCTATATCATCATTGAGGAGTATGCAATCCCAGGCTTTTCGAATTAGTCAAAACCCTGGTCTACCAATTGACCGTCAAAAGAGATTGCCATATCCACCAGTTCAGAACATTCCTACAGGAAATTCAGTTCCACCAAGGGATGGTGAAAATACATGTCACCAAAGTTTCATGCAGAGTTTACTTGCCCCTCACCTCAGTGATCAAGTCATTGGGAGCCAGAGATCACTCTCAGAACTTCAGAGAAATACACAGTGTGGTCCATCCTCCACTATTGAATATAATTGTCCCCCAGCTCATGAAAGTGTTCACATTAGAAGAGAGAGTGAGAGTCAGAATAGGGAAAGTTGTGACATGTCTTTAAGTACAGTTAACACCAGGAACAGCACCTTGAGTATTCCTTTTTCAAGTTCATCTTCCTCAGGAGATATTCAGGGTCGAAACACAAGTCCTAATGTTTCTGTACAGAAGTCTAATCCCATGAGGATCACGGACAGTCATGGGACCAAGGGCCACATGAACCCTCCAGTCACAACCAACATGCATGGGGTTGCAAGGCCAGCTTTGCCACATCCATCTGTCTCTCATGGAAATGCCGATCAAGGGCCTCCTGTACGTCAAGCTAATTCTTTGGTTCCCCAGCGATCAAGGCATCCTCTGCAAGATAGCAGTGGTTCCAAAATTCGTCAGCCTGAAAGGAATCGTTCTGGAAACCAAAGACATAGTAATGTTTTTGATCCAAGTCTTCCCCATCTTCCTCTGTCTACTAGTGGCAGTATGATTCTTGGACGCCAACAACCCACTACAGAGAAGAGAGGAAGTATTGTTCGTTttatgcctgatagcccacaagTACCTAATGAGAATTCAGCTCCTGACCAGCATACACTGTCACAaaattttggttttccttttattcctgaagGTAGCATGAATCCACCAATAAATGCAAATACTTCTTTCATTCCACAGGTTACTCAGCCCAGTGCCACTCGAACTCCAGCCCTTATCCCAGTTGATCCCCAAAAtactctaccctccttctatccCCCATACTCTCCTGCTCATCCTACACTGTCCAATGATATTTCAATCCCTTATTTTTCTAATCAAATGTTCTCAAATCCTAGCACAGAGAAGGTAAACAGTGGAAGTTTAAATAACCGATTTGGATCAATTTTATCTCCTCCCAGACCTGTTGGCTTTGCTCAACCAAGTTTTCCTCTTCTCCCTGATATGCCACCAATGCACATGACCAACTCTCACTTATCCAATTTTAATATGACATCTTTGTTTCCAGAAATAGCTACAGCTCTTCCTGATGGCTCAGCAATGTCACCTTTGCTTACAATAGCAAACTCCTCTGCCTCTGACTCTTCCAAGCAGTCCTCAAACAGACCTGCCCACAACATAAGCCATATTTTAGGTCATGATTGCAGTTCAGCTGTTTAA